One Nitrospirota bacterium genomic window, ACGGCCGTCCCGGCCTCGGCCCCGAACCGGATGGCCTCGCGCGCTTAAGGAGCTTCCTCCTTCGCTTCTCCGCCTCCAGCTGCTTCATCTTCTTTTTCACCGAGGGCTTTTCGTAATGGCGCCGCTTCTTCAGTTCCCCGAAGAGCCCGTCCATCTGGAGTTTCTTCTTCAAGTCCCGCAGGGCCTTTTCAATGTTCTGGGACTGGACCCTTATCTCCACGATCTGCCTCCTCCGCCGCCGTGTCCGCCGCGATCACTCCTGCCGCCGCCTCCGGACCCCGAGCGCTCAGTCTTCGGCTTGGCCTCGTTCACCGTGATCGTTCGCTCCATGAATGACGTGCCGTTCATGGAAGTGATCGCCTTGGCCGCGTCCTCGTCAGACGCCATCTCCACGAAACCAAATCCCTTGGACCTGCCGTTCGTCTGATCGACGATCAGCGTGGCGGACAGCACCTCGCCGATCTTTGAGAACGCCTCCCGCAAATCCTCCTCGTGGGTGTTATACGACAAATTCCCGACATACAGTTTCTTCGCCATGTTGCCTCCTTGTATAATTTTATGTTCGCGCTGACGGTCGTTGCCGCACAGCGCGTTACGTCTTCGTCGCGGTCACGCCGCGTCTCCGAAGAGAGAGGCGCGGACTCGCGTGGGTGATTACAAAACCGCATCATTCGCCAACCAGGCATGCTGTCGCTTTTTTTCGTAAGAAAAGGGTGAGAGCAGGAGGAGTCAGTAGTCGATGATGAGACGCGGACGACATCCCGTTCCAAAGCGAAAGGCCTTGTTCCATTAATGGTGTGCAGGGACATTATACCGATTTTACCGTCGTTTGCAAGGATTTTCCGAAAACCGCTGGAACCAGATCCCACCCGCATGGGATTAGGGTTATAACTATCAGACTTTAGGATGCCCCCCAAAAGGGGATATCTCGGTAGCGAACAAAAATGGTCAAGACAATCAAGCCTCTACGCTGCCTATTAGCCCGCAATGGCAGGTCGAATATCCGAACCTTGCTATTCCTTTCTTCTGAACGACAGCGCCGCAAGAGTAAGCATGGCAATCGATATTGCTGTTACGACGAAGAGGTCAAGTGAGAGAGAGAATTCGGGTCCAAGAGGCGGTGTGCCGTTTCTGAGCAGGACATGTTTGAACGCGTCGATACCATACGTAAGAGGATTGATCAGGGTAAGATGCCGAAGCGCGGAAGGCATGGAGGTGACCGGGTACATGGCGCCGGACAGGAATAGCATCGGCATGACGAGGAAGTTCATGATGATATTGAACCCGTCAAATGACGTGAGCCGTACTGCGATCAGGATCCCCAGCGAGGTGACGCAGAACGAGACGAGCAGAGCCACGGCAACAACCTCGATGAACTGCATGACCGTGATGTGGATGCCGAGGAACGGAATGAGGACCAGGATGATGATCGCCTGGGCCACGGATATCAAGGTGCCTGAGATGGTCTTGCCGATGACGATCGAGAGGCGCGAGATGGGCGCGACGAGCATCTCCTTCATGAACCCGAACTCGCGGTCCCACACGATCGAAATGGACGAGAAGATGGACGAGAACAGGATAGTCATGCCGATCATACCGGGAAAGATGAACTGGAGATAGGAAAACCCGGCCTGGGGCCTGATGAGCGAGCCCATGCCGTTCCCGACCACGAAAAGCCAGAGCACCGGCCGTGCGAGCGTGCCGAGGAGACGGCTCTTCTCGCGGAAGAACTTTATGAATTCCCGCAGGCAGATGACGTACACGGGCCGCCACTGGATCATCGCTGCGCCCTCCGGTGGCTGCGCACGAACTCGCGCGTGACTTCCTTGTCATCCGCAAGACCTTCATCCCTGATTATCCTGCCGGTAAGCTTCAGGAACACGTCGTTCAGCGTCGGTTTCTTGAGACTGACGGACACGGTCGGCATGGGAAGGGAACGAAGCAGCTTCGGTATGAACTCGTCCCCTTTCTCTGTTTCGAACACCAATCCGCCATTCTCCTCGCGTGCGGTGATGGCAAAGACCTTCCGGATTTCCTCGATGGCCGAACTGTTATCAGTAGTCATGAGATGGATGACGTCGCCATGCACCATTGCCTTGAGCCGGGCCGGGGTGTCAAGCGCGATGATCTTTCCGTGGTCGATGATGGCGATACGGTCGCAGTTCTCCGCCTCTTCCATATAATGGGTGGTCATGAACACGGTGATCTTTTCTTTTTTCCTTAGAGCGTTGATGAAGTCCCAGATGGTATTCCGCGTCTGCGGGTCGAGCCCGAGGGTCGGCTCATCCAGGAACAACACACGGGGATAGTGAAGAAGCCCGCGCGCTATCTCAAGCCTGCGCTTCATGCCTCCGGAGAAGTTTTTGATAAGATCGTGCTTTCTGCTCTGAAGCTCCACGACGTCGAGCATCTCGTCGATCCGCTTCTCCGTGAGCTTGCGGTCAAGGTTGTAGAGGTAGGCATGAAACTTCAGGTTTTCGTAGGCGGTCAAGCCTACATCAAGCGTTGTATCCTGAAAGATGAGACCAATGGATGTCCGCACTCCGTCGGAGTTTTTTTCGCAGTCATAGCCTGCGATCTCAGCTGTTCCGGATGAGGAAGAAAGCAGCGTGCAGAGGATGTTGATGGTCGTGGTCTTTCCCGCGCCGTTCGGGCCGAGGAAACCAAAGACCTCGCCTTCATTGACCGAGAACGAGATTCCGTCGACGGCAGTGAGGGATTTGAACTGCTTGGTAAGATTTTGGACGTTGATAATAGTCATAATGAAAGGGTCAGGGTACTGGGTTCAGGGTCTAGGGTTCAGAGTTGAAAATCTCAATCACACGACTCCGCACTCCGAACTTCACATTCCCCACTCCGAACTCCCCACTCCGCACTCCGCACTGTTGTAAATCTACCATTCCATCCGGTTCTGCGGCACATACCACTCGCGGAAGTTGTAGAAGATGCCGAGCGGTTCGGGAACAATGCCTTTGAACCGCTTATGCACGATCGGCGTTGCATCGGGCACATAGAGAAACGCATAGGGCTGTTCCTCGGCCAGGATCTCATGAATGCGGTAATAGATCTTCTTGCGCTTTTCAACATCAAAGATGCGGCGGCCCTCCACGAGCAAACGGTCTACCTCGGCGTTCTTATAGCTGATGAAGTTGTATTCACCCTTTTTGGTCTTGCTCGAATGCCAGATATCGTAGAGGTCCGGGTCGCGGCTCATGCTCCAGCCGAGGATCATGGCGTCGAAGGACCGCTTGTCGATCTGCTCAAGGAACGCCTGCCATTCCATCACGCGGATATTGAGATCGATGCCGACCGACTTCAGGTTCTGCTGGATGATCTCCGCGGTGCGGATGCGCTCACTGTTTCCCTGGTTCGTCATGACCGTAAAACGGAAGGGTCTGCCATCTTTCTCGAGAATGCCGTCGCTGTTAGCATCCTTCCATCCGGCTTCGGCGAGCATCCGGCGCGCCCGCTCAGGATTATAGTTATAGCTCCGGGCGTTCGGGTTATAGGCCCAGGAAACATGCGCGTACGGACCGGTGCACGGCCTGCCGATGCCGAGGACGATGCCGTCGATGATGCCCTGGCGGTCAATGGCGTACGAGAGCGCCTGCCTTACATGAATATCCTTGAACAAGGCACTGGTGAGATTGTATCCCATATAGGTGAAGGCATTGGCGGGATACCGGAACTTGACATAATTCTCCTTGATCCTGCGGGTTTCGCTCTTCCGCAGATACTGAAGCGGATTCAGCCCCATCATGTCCACACCACCGAAGAGCAGCTCCTGGAACATCGTGGAGCTGTCGGGGATGACACGGAAGATGAACTGGTCTATCTTCGGTCTGCCCTCAAAGTAATCGTCATTCGCCTCGAGTACGATCTTCTGCCCGGCAATCCATTCCTTGAACCGGTACGGCCCGGTGCCGACAGGTTTGCGGTTGAAGGGGTCGGAGTTGATGTCCTTGCCCGCGAGGAGGTGCTTCGGCAGTATGCCCATGCTCCAGCTCTCGAGCGCGGGAGAAAACGGCTCCTTGTACGTCACCCGGAATGTGTACTTGTCCACGACCTCGGCTTTCAAAACATCCATGTACGAACTGCTGTAGGGCGTGGCCACCTTCGGGTCGATGAGCCTTTGATACGTGAAGAGGCAGTCCTCGGCCGTGAACTCCACACCGTCGTGCCACCTCACTCCTTTGCGGAGGAAGAAGGTGATGGTCTTTCCTCTGTTCGTGATGTCCCATCGTTCCGCGAGGTCGCCGATAAGCCTGATGTCCTTGTCGTACTTCACGAGACCGTTGAAGAGCTGGTCGTTGATCGTGCCGGATGCGCCGTCATTCGCGATGACCGGAT contains:
- a CDS encoding RNA-binding protein, which gives rise to MAKKLYVGNLSYNTHEEDLREAFSKIGEVLSATLIVDQTNGRSKGFGFVEMASDEDAAKAITSMNGTSFMERTITVNEAKPKTERSGSGGGGRSDRGGHGGGGGRSWR
- a CDS encoding ABC transporter permease — protein: MIQWRPVYVICLREFIKFFREKSRLLGTLARPVLWLFVVGNGMGSLIRPQAGFSYLQFIFPGMIGMTILFSSIFSSISIVWDREFGFMKEMLVAPISRLSIVIGKTISGTLISVAQAIIILVLIPFLGIHITVMQFIEVVAVALLVSFCVTSLGILIAVRLTSFDGFNIIMNFLVMPMLFLSGAMYPVTSMPSALRHLTLINPLTYGIDAFKHVLLRNGTPPLGPEFSLSLDLFVVTAISIAMLTLAALSFRRKE
- a CDS encoding ATP-binding cassette domain-containing protein produces the protein MTIINVQNLTKQFKSLTAVDGISFSVNEGEVFGFLGPNGAGKTTTINILCTLLSSSSGTAEIAGYDCEKNSDGVRTSIGLIFQDTTLDVGLTAYENLKFHAYLYNLDRKLTEKRIDEMLDVVELQSRKHDLIKNFSGGMKRRLEIARGLLHYPRVLFLDEPTLGLDPQTRNTIWDFINALRKKEKITVFMTTHYMEEAENCDRIAIIDHGKIIALDTPARLKAMVHGDVIHLMTTDNSSAIEEIRKVFAITAREENGGLVFETEKGDEFIPKLLRSLPMPTVSVSLKKPTLNDVFLKLTGRIIRDEGLADDKEVTREFVRSHRRAQR
- a CDS encoding peptide-binding protein; translated protein: MFSASSRLTLCSLWLRFFVLIIVLFLSACGQKVERNPNTFVESSIGDARRLNPVIANDGASGTINDQLFNGLVKYDKDIRLIGDLAERWDITNRGKTITFFLRKGVRWHDGVEFTAEDCLFTYQRLIDPKVATPYSSSYMDVLKAEVVDKYTFRVTYKEPFSPALESWSMGILPKHLLAGKDINSDPFNRKPVGTGPYRFKEWIAGQKIVLEANDDYFEGRPKIDQFIFRVIPDSSTMFQELLFGGVDMMGLNPLQYLRKSETRRIKENYVKFRYPANAFTYMGYNLTSALFKDIHVRQALSYAIDRQGIIDGIVLGIGRPCTGPYAHVSWAYNPNARSYNYNPERARRMLAEAGWKDANSDGILEKDGRPFRFTVMTNQGNSERIRTAEIIQQNLKSVGIDLNIRVMEWQAFLEQIDKRSFDAMILGWSMSRDPDLYDIWHSSKTKKGEYNFISYKNAEVDRLLVEGRRIFDVEKRKKIYYRIHEILAEEQPYAFLYVPDATPIVHKRFKGIVPEPLGIFYNFREWYVPQNRMEW